Proteins co-encoded in one Daphnia carinata strain CSIRO-1 chromosome 3, CSIRO_AGI_Dcar_HiC_V3, whole genome shotgun sequence genomic window:
- the LOC130693565 gene encoding NADPH--cytochrome P450 reductase-like isoform X1 yields the protein MDQTRMDDIAAGTGDAAAMAAASAPMFGVLDIVLLAGMAGFGIYWVYFRGSSKPQPPPSKGYTMQPTLVAPKANDSSFIAKMKASGKNIVVFYGSQTGTAEEFALRLVKEAARYGMKALYPADPEECEMEELSKLSEINNSLVIFCMATYGEGDPTDNASAFYEWLKSEEPDLTGVNYAVFGLGNKTYEHFNAMGKYVDKRMEELGATRVVEAGVGDDDGNMEEDFLTWKDTLWPAVLDFFGLEMNLQEISMRQYRLEIPDVPSEKLFTGEIARLRAYQTQRPPFDAKNPFLSQVTAWRELHKGGGRSCMHIELDISNSKLRYDAGDHVAVYPVNDPVLVNRFGELLSVDLDTPISLVNIDDQSTKKHPFPCPCTFRTALSYYLDITSNPRTHVLKELAEHTTNFEEKQKLLKMTSSSPEGKELYQQWVLQDNRSLLHILEDLPSCKPSLDLVCELLTRLQSRYYSISSSSKLHPETVHITAVLLKYTTPTGRINKGVATTWLASKKPQPDQPPHQVPVFIRKSQFRLPARHQTPIIMIGPGTGVAPFRGFIQERLKVKREGKPVGDTVLFFGCRKKKEDFLYEEEFEESIQEGLLTLHTAFSREQPDNKVYVTHLLKEQGEYIWRIISEENGHIYVCGDARNMARDVHDIIVDICSKYGKMSASEAQAFVKKLETQRRYSADVWS from the exons ATGG ATCAGACCAGAATGGATGACATAGCAGCAGGAACAGGTGATGCAGCAGCAATGGCCGCAGCTTCTGCTCCAATGTTTGGGGTCCTAGACATAGTTCTTCTTGCTGGGATGGCTGGGTTTGGGATCTATTGGGTATATTTTCGGGGCAGCTCCAAACCCCAGCCACCTCCAAGCAAAGGCTACACAATGCA GCCTACTTTGGTAGCTCCAAAAGCCAATGACAGCAGTTTCATAGCAAAAATGAAAGCCTCTGGAAAAAACATTGTAGTATTCTATGGTAGTCAGACAGGGACAGCTGAAGAATTTGCACTACGCCTTGTGAAAGAAGCTGCTAGGTACGGCATGAAAGCATTATACCCAGCTGATCCAGAAGAGTGTGAAATG GAAGAGCTTTCCAAGTTGAGTGAAATCAATAATTCTTTAGTTATATTTTGCATGGCGACATACGGTGAAGGTGATCCCACGGATAATGCAAGCGCCTTCTACGAATGGTTAAAGTCTGAAGAACCGGATCTGACCGGTGTTAACTATGCT GTATTTGGTCTCGGAAACAAGACCTATGAACATTTCAATGCAATGGGAAAATATGTGGACAAACGTATGGAAGAATTAGGTGCAACACGGGTGGTAGAAGCCGGTGTAGGTGACGACGATGGGAA TATGGAGGAAGATTTTCTAACATGGAAGGACACCCTTTGGCCCGCCGTTTTAGACTTTTTTGGCTTAGAAATGAATTTGCAAGAAATTTCCATGCGGCAGTATCGTCTTGAAATACCTGATGTCCCCTCCGAAAAACTATTTACCGGTGAAATTGCCCGGCTTCGTGCTTATCAGACACAGCGACC GCCTTTTGATGCCAAAAATCCTTTCCTCTCTCAAGTAACTGCCTGGCGAGAATTGCACAAGGGAGGTGGACGCAGTTGTATGCACATTGAGTTAGATATTTCCAATTCCAAGTTGAGATATGACGCGG GTGATCATGTGGCCGTGTATCCGGTGAACGATCCTGTCTTGGTCAATCGGTTCGGCGAGCTGTTGTCGGTCGATCTGGACACTCCAATATCCTTGGTCAATATCGACG ATCAGTCGACGAAGAAGCATCCGTTTCCTTGTCCGTGTACCTTTAGAACAGCTCTCTCCTATTACCTCGACATCACGTCCAATCCTCGTACGCACGTTTTGAAAGAACTGGCCGAACACACTACCAATTTTGAG GAAAAGCAGAAATTGTTAAAGATGACTAGTTCCAGCCCCGAGGGCAAGGAACTTTATCAGCAGTGGGTATTGCAAGACAACCGAAGCTTGTTGCATATTTTGGAAGATTTGCCGTCATGCAAGCCGTCTTTGGATCTCGTCTGCGAGTTACTGACCCGTCTGCAATCGCGCTACTATTCCATCTCCTCTTCGTCCAAA TTACATCCGGAGACCGTCCACATAACAGCCGTGCTCTTGAAATATACAACTCCAACCGGACGAATCAATAAAGGAGTAGCCACCACTTGGCTCGCCTCCAAGAAACCCCAACCGGACCAGCCACCCCATCAGGTTCCCGTATTCATTCGCAAGTCACAATTCCG ATTACCAGCGCGTCATCAAACTCCAATTATCATGATTGGTCCAGGAACAGGAGTGGCTCCTTTCCGTGGATTCATCCAGGAGCGTCTCAAAGTGAAACGAGAAG GCAAGCCGGTAGGTGATACTGTTCTGTTCTTTGGctgtcgtaaaaaaaaggaagacttCCTTTATGAGGAAGAGTTCGAAGAGAGTATCCAAGAAGGCCTACTCACG CTACATACTGCGTTCTCTCGAGAACAGCCCGATAACAAAGTCTACGTTACGCACTTGCTCAAAGAACAAGGAGAATACATATGGCGCATTATCAGCGAGGAAAATGGCCACATCTACGTGTGCGG GGACGCGCGAAATATGGCACGTGATGTGCATGACATCATTGTTGATATTTGCAGTAAATATGGGAAAATGTCAGCCAGCGAAGCTCAGGCCTTTGTCAAAAAGTTAGAAACTCAGCGTCGCTATTCGGCCGACGTTTGGAGCTAG
- the LOC130693530 gene encoding dehydrogenase/reductase SDR family member 7-like: MELTSLLLYITIFFSVLLVLILFSDGDLTLMLVERFGKRLSSVKGQVYWIVGASSGIGEYLAYELVANGAKVVLSGRRENELQKVKTQCLLIGKKAGLSETDILLLPVDVTKLELHQQYFDAVLQHFGTLDVLVNNAGRSQRAEWMNIDIRVDKDLFDGNVFGLLNLSRIVMPHFLSKKRGQIAVTSSVCGKVGAPCSASYNATKHALHGYFETLRAELTCRGVSVTMLCPGPVFSDLLSACATDTYGQKLGSTMTKKDRRMSTERCARLCAIAIVNQLDEAWISINPVLLSLYVSQYAPSLFRSFNGRIGARVAMSLRDSRNDLVNSCKKDIQGEKSD, from the exons ATGGAGTTAACGTCGCTTCTCCTTTACATTACCATATTCTTCTCTGTGTTACTTGTTCTCATACTATTCAGTGATGGTGATTTAACTTTGATGCTAGTAGAGAGATTTGGAAAACGTTTAA GTTCGGTGAAAGGACAAGTTTATTGGATAGTTGGCGCTTCCTCTGGAATTGGGGAGTATTTGGCATATGAG CTTGTTGCAAATGGAGCAAAAGTAGTTTTATCAGgcagaagagaaaatgaactGCAGAAAGTCAAAACCCAGTGCCTAC TTATAGGGAAGAAGGCAGGCCTTTCTGAAACTGATATTTTGCTTTTACCTGTTGATGTTACCAAACTTGAACTTCATCAGCAAtattttgatgctgttttacaACATTTTGGAACA ttGGATGTGTTAGTGAATAATGCTGGCAGATCCCAGAGAGCAGAGTGGATGAATATTGATATAAGGGTTGACAAAGACCTTTTTGATGGCAATGTTTTTGGACTTCTCAACCTCAGTCGTATTGTAATGCCACATTTTCTCTCTAAGAAGAGAGGCCAGATTGCTGTGACATCATCTGTGTGTGGAAAAGTTGGAGCTCCATGCTCAGCCAGCTATAATGCTACAAAACATGCTTTACAT GGATATTTTGAAACGTTACGTGCCGAATTGACATGTCGGGGCGTATCAGTTACCATGCTTTGCCCTGGACCAGTTTTCTCCGATCTACTCAGCGCTTGCGCTACGGATACTTACGGCCAA AAATTGGGCAGTACTATGACCAAGAAAGATCGACGAATGTCCACGGAACGGTGTGCACGACTTTGCGCCATAGCCATAGTTAATCAGTTGGATGAAGCTTGGATTTCTATCAACCCTGTTCTGTTATCTTTGTATGTATCACAATATGCGCCCTCCCTGTTTAGAAG TTTTAATGGTCGTATAGGAGCACGGGTTGCCATGTCACTCCGTGATAGCAGGAATGATCTCGTTAATAGTTGCAAGAAAGATATACAAGGTGAGAAATCGGACTGA
- the LOC130693532 gene encoding DALR anticodon-binding domain-containing protein 3-like, which produces MLFVQTSEVAIGSPIKMEKQAISNLDFKKIFSDTLNSMTLIPLMISGGRSNVTTRCNQNMTLTDMRAQYASRVLSNIFAYKDLNSEIVLTSTTNCDSKKLNNTITCVVGPVINPATKKKDVTTSFQEYVRLRKLRVKCRHPPEGENMSEAWITEAVVCYDFLHNDTTKPMHAVGLAAGLENDPPFREAVKILYNRSRVACILQKFDEGVDCSLFPPLPSLDMTNFKLLKQKAEIDITSKYIAGFVPMLNKFSVTRIAKITAELWRFLLFLSQDYSHYYSSVRTLCDEHNRSHPTMHARIWMLKVILTIYDAAFAFLNLKPLEYV; this is translated from the exons ATGTTGTTCGTTCAGACAAGCGAAGTTGCTATCGGATCTCcgataaaaatggaaaaacaagcaattagCAACcttgatttcaaaaaaatattcagcGACACTCTGAATTCTATGACTCTGATC CCGTTAATGATCAGTGGAGGTCGATCTAACGTGACTACAAGGTGTAACCAAAATATGACCCTTACCGATATGAGGGCACAGTATGCCAGCAGGGTTCTGAGTAACATCTTTGCTTATAAAGACCTAAATTCTGAAATTGTCCTTACATCCACGACAAACTGTGATAGCAAGAAACTGAATAACACTATAACATGTGTTGTGGGGCCTGTCATCAACCCAGCTACCAAGAAAAAGGATGTAACAACATCTTTTCAAGAATATGTTAG GTTGAGAAAGCTGCGTGTGAAATGCAGACACCCACCTGAAGGTGAAAACATGTCTGAAGCATGGATAACTGAAGCTGTTGTCTGCTATGATTTCTTGCATAATGATACCACTAAACCAATGCATGCTGTAGGTTTAGCTGCTGGTTTAGAAAATGATCCGCCATTCAGAG AAGCTGTAAAAATTTTATACAACAGGAGTAGAGTTGCATGCATTCTTCAGAAATTCGATGAAGGAGTGGATTGTTCTCTGTTCCCACCACTGCCTAGTCTAGATATGACCAATTTCAAATTGCTGAAGCAGAAGGCAGAAATCGACATTACCTCAAAGTACATTGCCGGGTTTGTCCCGATGCTGAACAAATTTTCTGTTACTCGCATCGCTAAGATAACTGCCGAATTATGGCGattcttgctttttttatCGCAAGATTATTCACACTATTACAGTTCTGTGCGCACTCTATGT GATGAGCACAACCGATCGCACCCGACAATGCACGCAAGAATTTGGATGCTGAAAGTCATATTAACAATATATGATGCAGCTTTCGCCTTTTTGAACTTGAAGCCGCTGGAATACGTTTGA
- the LOC130693536 gene encoding transcription initiation protein SPT3 homolog, translated as MPAADVNENSPCTGWYTTEVQKMMHGFGDSKHPLKETAELVEKIAKEQLIQLLNMLLEVSAKINSKKIDVKEFLILLRHNPVKLRRFCTYLQVTEFKKYAKEDDGTKDTVDFTEFPNNNQKLQSALAFLQYIDPSCYLCNVADPTKPSPLLDDTFRERNERIERMTTAMDVQQYLEYTKAKCTSFKRNQPNGKFQDWLLKDSSIPDVAMNATTWSILSYFAYETIAQIVDLAFIVRRDNTAGQVNDAVERNVVPRVSPANADLSKPTWSNSMRPLQVAEVTEAIRRFNNTHNSMFAPFRRIGVPSLGYRLLAL; from the exons ATGCCCGCCGCCGATGTCAATGAAAATTCTCCCTGCACCGGATGGTATACTACAG AAGTACAAAAAATGATGCATGGCTTCGGCGACAGCAAGCATCCTCTAAAAGAAACCGCAGAGTTGGTAGAGAAAATTGCGAAAGAACAATTGATTCAGTTGTTGAATATGCTCCTTGAGGTTTCTGCTAAGATTAATTCCAAGAAAATCGATGTGAAAGAATTTCTAATTTTGTTGAG gCATAATCCTGTAAAACTTAGAAGGTTTTGCACATATTTGCAAGTTACAGAGTTTAAGAAATATGCCAAGGAAGATGATGGAACAAAAGACACAGTAGACTTCACCGAGTTTCCTAATAACAACCAAAAACTGCAATCTGCTCTTGCATTCTTGCAATATATTGACCCATCTTGTTACCTGTGTAATGTTGCTGATCCTACAAAGCCATCTCCTCTACTAGATGATACTTTTAGAGAACGAAATGAAAGGATTGAGAGAATGACAACAGCCATGGATGTACAACAATATTTGGAATATACCAAA gcAAAATGTACCTCATTTAAGAGGAACCAACCAAATGGCAAATTTCAAGATTGGTTGCTTAAAGATTCTTCCATTCCCGATGTAGCCATGAATGCCACTACGTGGTCTATTCTCAGCTATTTTGCATACGAAACCATCGCACAAATAGTGGATTTAGCTTTCATTGTGCGCAGGGATAACACTGCTGGACAAGTGAATGACGCCGTTGAACGCAACGTGGTACCTAGAGTCTCTCCAGCAAACGCGGATTTGTCGAAG CCAACATGGTCAAATTCGATGAGACCACTTCAAGTGGCCGAAGTCACGGAGGCTATCAGACGATTCAACAATACACACAATTCAATGTTTGCTCCTTTCCGACGCATAGGCGTTCCTTCTCTAGGATATCGATTACTGGCACTGTAA
- the LOC130693565 gene encoding NADPH--cytochrome P450 reductase-like isoform X2 yields the protein MDDIAAGTGDAAAMAAASAPMFGVLDIVLLAGMAGFGIYWVYFRGSSKPQPPPSKGYTMQPTLVAPKANDSSFIAKMKASGKNIVVFYGSQTGTAEEFALRLVKEAARYGMKALYPADPEECEMEELSKLSEINNSLVIFCMATYGEGDPTDNASAFYEWLKSEEPDLTGVNYAVFGLGNKTYEHFNAMGKYVDKRMEELGATRVVEAGVGDDDGNMEEDFLTWKDTLWPAVLDFFGLEMNLQEISMRQYRLEIPDVPSEKLFTGEIARLRAYQTQRPPFDAKNPFLSQVTAWRELHKGGGRSCMHIELDISNSKLRYDAGDHVAVYPVNDPVLVNRFGELLSVDLDTPISLVNIDDQSTKKHPFPCPCTFRTALSYYLDITSNPRTHVLKELAEHTTNFEEKQKLLKMTSSSPEGKELYQQWVLQDNRSLLHILEDLPSCKPSLDLVCELLTRLQSRYYSISSSSKLHPETVHITAVLLKYTTPTGRINKGVATTWLASKKPQPDQPPHQVPVFIRKSQFRLPARHQTPIIMIGPGTGVAPFRGFIQERLKVKREGKPVGDTVLFFGCRKKKEDFLYEEEFEESIQEGLLTLHTAFSREQPDNKVYVTHLLKEQGEYIWRIISEENGHIYVCGDARNMARDVHDIIVDICSKYGKMSASEAQAFVKKLETQRRYSADVWS from the exons ATGGATGACATAGCAGCAGGAACAGGTGATGCAGCAGCAATGGCCGCAGCTTCTGCTCCAATGTTTGGGGTCCTAGACATAGTTCTTCTTGCTGGGATGGCTGGGTTTGGGATCTATTGGGTATATTTTCGGGGCAGCTCCAAACCCCAGCCACCTCCAAGCAAAGGCTACACAATGCA GCCTACTTTGGTAGCTCCAAAAGCCAATGACAGCAGTTTCATAGCAAAAATGAAAGCCTCTGGAAAAAACATTGTAGTATTCTATGGTAGTCAGACAGGGACAGCTGAAGAATTTGCACTACGCCTTGTGAAAGAAGCTGCTAGGTACGGCATGAAAGCATTATACCCAGCTGATCCAGAAGAGTGTGAAATG GAAGAGCTTTCCAAGTTGAGTGAAATCAATAATTCTTTAGTTATATTTTGCATGGCGACATACGGTGAAGGTGATCCCACGGATAATGCAAGCGCCTTCTACGAATGGTTAAAGTCTGAAGAACCGGATCTGACCGGTGTTAACTATGCT GTATTTGGTCTCGGAAACAAGACCTATGAACATTTCAATGCAATGGGAAAATATGTGGACAAACGTATGGAAGAATTAGGTGCAACACGGGTGGTAGAAGCCGGTGTAGGTGACGACGATGGGAA TATGGAGGAAGATTTTCTAACATGGAAGGACACCCTTTGGCCCGCCGTTTTAGACTTTTTTGGCTTAGAAATGAATTTGCAAGAAATTTCCATGCGGCAGTATCGTCTTGAAATACCTGATGTCCCCTCCGAAAAACTATTTACCGGTGAAATTGCCCGGCTTCGTGCTTATCAGACACAGCGACC GCCTTTTGATGCCAAAAATCCTTTCCTCTCTCAAGTAACTGCCTGGCGAGAATTGCACAAGGGAGGTGGACGCAGTTGTATGCACATTGAGTTAGATATTTCCAATTCCAAGTTGAGATATGACGCGG GTGATCATGTGGCCGTGTATCCGGTGAACGATCCTGTCTTGGTCAATCGGTTCGGCGAGCTGTTGTCGGTCGATCTGGACACTCCAATATCCTTGGTCAATATCGACG ATCAGTCGACGAAGAAGCATCCGTTTCCTTGTCCGTGTACCTTTAGAACAGCTCTCTCCTATTACCTCGACATCACGTCCAATCCTCGTACGCACGTTTTGAAAGAACTGGCCGAACACACTACCAATTTTGAG GAAAAGCAGAAATTGTTAAAGATGACTAGTTCCAGCCCCGAGGGCAAGGAACTTTATCAGCAGTGGGTATTGCAAGACAACCGAAGCTTGTTGCATATTTTGGAAGATTTGCCGTCATGCAAGCCGTCTTTGGATCTCGTCTGCGAGTTACTGACCCGTCTGCAATCGCGCTACTATTCCATCTCCTCTTCGTCCAAA TTACATCCGGAGACCGTCCACATAACAGCCGTGCTCTTGAAATATACAACTCCAACCGGACGAATCAATAAAGGAGTAGCCACCACTTGGCTCGCCTCCAAGAAACCCCAACCGGACCAGCCACCCCATCAGGTTCCCGTATTCATTCGCAAGTCACAATTCCG ATTACCAGCGCGTCATCAAACTCCAATTATCATGATTGGTCCAGGAACAGGAGTGGCTCCTTTCCGTGGATTCATCCAGGAGCGTCTCAAAGTGAAACGAGAAG GCAAGCCGGTAGGTGATACTGTTCTGTTCTTTGGctgtcgtaaaaaaaaggaagacttCCTTTATGAGGAAGAGTTCGAAGAGAGTATCCAAGAAGGCCTACTCACG CTACATACTGCGTTCTCTCGAGAACAGCCCGATAACAAAGTCTACGTTACGCACTTGCTCAAAGAACAAGGAGAATACATATGGCGCATTATCAGCGAGGAAAATGGCCACATCTACGTGTGCGG GGACGCGCGAAATATGGCACGTGATGTGCATGACATCATTGTTGATATTTGCAGTAAATATGGGAAAATGTCAGCCAGCGAAGCTCAGGCCTTTGTCAAAAAGTTAGAAACTCAGCGTCGCTATTCGGCCGACGTTTGGAGCTAG
- the LOC130693555 gene encoding sodium/calcium exchanger regulatory protein 1-like gives MASFLNKKYKLVSSDKFDEYMQELKIGFVMRKLGNSATPVVELTCEGDEYTMTTTTMLKTTTIKFKLGEEFEEERGDGAKVKSTITLDGNKMTHIMKGDPESTIIREFNGDEMKAVLTVNDVVCTRIYKAE, from the exons ATGGCATCTTTCCTGAACAAGAAATACAAGCTCGTCTCTTCCGATAAATTCGACGAGTACATGCAAGAACTGA aaATTGGTTTCGTGATGCGCAAGCTGGGGAACAGCGCGACCCCGGTGGTGGAATTGACCTGCGAAGGCGACGAGTACACCATGACCACAACCACGATGCTCAAGACGACTACTATCAAATTCAAACTTGGCGAGGAATTTGAGGAGGAGAGAGGCGATGGAGCTAAAGTCAAGTCTACGATTACCCTCGACGGTAACAAAATGACTCACATCATGAAGGGTGACCCTGAATCGACCATCATCCGAGAATTCAACGGCGACGAAATGAAGGCc GTGTTGACCGTCAATGATGTCGTTTGCACACGTATCTACAAAGCCGAATAG
- the LOC130693531 gene encoding dehydrogenase/reductase SDR family member 7-like produces MMDFTAYLFFTVLSCAVLLLCLILFSDGDLTLMLKEKFGVPLDSVKGKVYWVVGASSGIGKELSYQLAAHGAKLVISARRALELEKVKTGCLAVGKKAGLVDSDVLLLPFDVTEVESHQEHFDSVLRHFGKLDVLINNSGRSQKAEFQKIDLRVDKDLFNTNVFSLVNLSRVVLPYFLAKAQGHIVVTSSVAGKLGAAFSATYNATKHALHGYFETARSELYTKGISITMICPGMVYSDILTACATENPGEQLGGEIGEDEKRMKTERCAKLCAVAIVNKLDEVWISLNPVLFFLYVCQYAPSLGRTFLSRYGLQAAIKTRGKRDARTLRTLDNNRSR; encoded by the exons ATGATGGATTTTAcagcttatttattttttaccgtGCTATCTTGTGCTGTGTTATTGCTCTGTTTAATTCTATTCTCCGACGGCGATTTAACGTTAATGCTAAAAGAGAAATTCGGAGTACCGTTGG ATTCTGTCAAAGGAAAAGTGTATTGGGTCGTAGGAGCTTCTTCTGGCATTGGAAAAGAATTGTCCTATCAG TTAGCCGCCCATGGTGCAAAACTTGTGATTTCCGCCCGACGGGCgctggaattggaaaaagTCAAAACCGGATGCCTAG CCGTCGGCAAAAAAGCCGGTTTGGTCGATTCTGACGTTTTACTACTTCCTTTCGATGTTACTGAGGTCGAATCGCATCAAGAGCATTTCGATTCAGTGCTTCGCCATTTTGGAAAG TTAGATGTGCTTATCAATAATTCTGGACGATCCCAAAAAgcagaatttcaaaaaatagatCTTCGAGTGGACAAGGACTTGTTTAATACTAATGTTTTCAGTTTAGTTAACTTGAGTCGTGTCGTCCTACCATACTTCTTGGCTAAGGCACAAGGACACATTGTGGTAACGTCTTCTGTTGCGGGCAAGTTGGGAGCTGCCTTTTCAGCCACCTACAATGCAACTAAACACGCTTTACAC GGTTATTTTGAAACCGCAAGATCAGAGTTGTACACTAAAGGTATCTCCATAACGATGATCTGTCCCGGAATGGTTTATTCAGATATTCTCACTGCTTGTGCGACAGAAAATCCCGGAGAA CAACTAGGAGGGGAAATTGGTGAAGatgaaaaacgaatgaaaacaGAACGGTGCGCAAAACTTTGCGCTGTTGCTATTGTAAATAAACTAGACGAAGTTTGGATTTCCCTCAACCCTGTGCTTTTCTTCCTATATGTATGCCAATATGCTCCTTCACTTGGCCGAAC ctttcTTAGTCGTTATGGGTTGCAAGCAGCAATCAAAACGCGGGGTAAACGAGATGCTCGTACCCTGAGGACATTAGATAACAATCGCAGTcggtaa